The DNA sequence AGTATGTATTGAAAAATTTCACAACACAGATAAAATTAGAAGAAGTTGCCGCGATTGCTAACATGTCCCCAAATGCTTTCTGCCGGTATTTCAAAACACATACTCAAAAGAATTTCTCCTACTTTATCAACGAGGTCCGTATTGGACATGCATGCAAGCTTTTATTAAAGAAGGATTTGAGTGTTTCCAGGGTTTGCTTCGAGTCTGGCTTTCAAAGTATGACGAATTTCAACAAATTCTTTAAAAGATTTACTGGTAAAAGCCCTAATGAGTACCGAAAAGGGATCGTTTCCCTGGAATGATATAATACCTTCATGATCATTTGCTGAAGCTTAGCGACCCGGTTTTGGCCGGTGGTTTCATTCATCATGAATAACTATATTATAGGTGGCATTCCAGCCTCTAAAACTTGCAAAAGATCCCTCTTAGTGCCAAATTGCGAATTGCCGTAAGTTACCCTAACTCCTTTTCAACTCCCTTATTTCCTCCTGCATTGCCGCAATTGCGGTCATTACCTGGTGGAGTGGTGTGGATTCCGGCAGCTGGCGGGTATGGTGACTGTGGTACTTCCAGATTTCCAGGATTTCTTCTGCGGGAACCGTGTAAGGGGCGTAGAGATGGTTGAGGGAGCGGAGGAGGAAGTGGTTTTCTTTTTTCTGGTAGGTGAGGAGTTTAAAGAGAAGATCATGCCCGTCTGATTTCAGAAGCACGATGCAGGGAGTGCCGGGTTTGAGGGAGGTCCAGTCCTGGAGGTATTCGGCAACGATGTCCGTGCCTTCGGGGAAGGGAAGCATGGAGTCGCCGGTGGTGGGAAAAATGCGAAAGGTTTTGTTTTTGGGAAGGTTGGGAATGTGATACCTGGGGAGCGAAGCAATGAATTCCGGGTCATTGTAGCCGGCGGCATAGCCGGCTTTCGCCTTTACGGGGACGTATTCCACGTTTTCCTGGTTGCTTTTATTCACGGTAATGGCTAAGATCCGGAGATTGCTGCCTTTCAGGTAGACGTCGTTGCCGGCTTCCAGTTCGCGCAGGTGCAGTTCGCCGAGTTTGGGTAAGTCCACCTTCAGAAGGCTGTCAATGCTGATGCGGAAATATTCTGAGACGGCCAGGTAGTCCGCCGGCTGGGGGCTTTGGTCTGGCCGTTTTCCAGGGCATTTAGCTTGGATCGGGTGATGTGAAGTTTTTCGGCCAGCGCTTCCTGGCTTATTTTTTTTCGCTCGCGGAGGAATTTGAGGTTGCTGCAGAAAAATATTTTTTGCGATGTCATTTTTCTTTGATACTATTAGTGACACATGATTGTCATTAATCGTGTCAAATATAGGTAAAATATTCTGGTTTGTATGGAAAGGCATATCGTACATGCTGATATGGATACGTTTTTTGTGTCGGTAGAGCGGTTGGTGAACAGTAAATTGAAAGACAGGCCGGTGTTGATCGGCGGGGGCAGCGACCGCGGGGTGGTGGCTTCATGTTCCTACGAGGCGAGGAAGTTCGGCGTGCATTCGGCCATGCCCATGAAGCTGGCGCTCCGGCTTTGCCCCGAGGCAGTGGTCGTGCGGGGCGATCATGAGCTGTATAGCAAGTACTCGAACCTGGTTACCGGAATTATCCAGGAGCAGGCGCCGGTGGTGGAGAAGGCGAGCATTGACGAGCATTATATTGATATGACGGGCATGGATCGCTTTTTTGGGTGCTGGAAGTACGCCGGC is a window from the Anseongella ginsenosidimutans genome containing:
- a CDS encoding S24 family peptidase, whose protein sequence is MDLPKLGELHLRELEAGNDVYLKGSNLRILAITVNKSNQENVEYVPVKAKAGYAAGYNDPEFIASLPRYHIPNLPKNKTFRIFPTTGDSMLPFPEGTDIVAEYLQDWTSLKPGTPCIVLLKSDGHDLLFKLLTYQKKENHFLLRSLNHLYAPYTVPAEEILEIWKYHSHHTRQLPESTPLHQVMTAIAAMQEEIRELKRS
- a CDS encoding helix-turn-helix domain-containing protein: MTSQKIFFCSNLKFLRERKKISQEALAEKLHITRSKLNALENGQTKAPSRRTTWPSQNISASALTAF